One genomic segment of Nonomuraea coxensis DSM 45129 includes these proteins:
- a CDS encoding CehA/McbA family metallohydrolase has translation MRGHWSLDDRLERILREVPFEVPPGTAAVTVRLSYDREQGVLDLGCGAPGGFRGWSGGARDTYTITPSWATPGYLPGEPEPGTWHVWLRLHRIPPQGLDFILEIETSGTVLPDPAAEEPPHGERPSRRDIPGVDGLRWHAGDFHAHTVHSDGALSIAELAELAHGRGLDFLAVTDHNTVSHHPWLAKAGRGITLIPGQEVTTDRGHANVFGDVGWVDFREPADSWAEHAERAGGIMSVNHPLGGDCAWLLPLDRRTRHAEVWHSGWWDRRWGAPLAWSQSWRDDVIAIGGSDFHRPGSDGLPGEPTTWVLAEDPDTVLDGVRAGRVAVSAGPDAPLLLRLGDELLALDADGLVLVRPSGERQVIRGDRVLVRGMDGPHRLETYENEVMGLCQ, from the coding sequence ATGAGAGGCCACTGGAGCCTGGACGACCGGCTGGAGCGGATCCTGCGCGAGGTGCCCTTCGAGGTCCCGCCCGGCACCGCGGCCGTCACCGTCCGGCTGTCGTACGACCGCGAGCAGGGCGTGCTCGACCTGGGCTGCGGCGCGCCCGGCGGCTTCCGCGGCTGGTCGGGCGGCGCGCGCGACACCTACACCATCACCCCGTCGTGGGCCACCCCCGGCTACCTGCCGGGCGAGCCCGAGCCGGGCACCTGGCACGTGTGGCTGCGGCTGCACCGGATCCCGCCGCAGGGCCTCGACTTCATCCTGGAGATCGAGACCTCGGGAACGGTCCTGCCCGACCCGGCCGCCGAGGAGCCGCCGCACGGCGAGCGCCCGTCGAGGCGCGACATCCCCGGCGTCGACGGCCTGCGCTGGCACGCCGGCGACTTCCACGCCCACACCGTGCACAGCGACGGCGCGCTGAGCATCGCCGAGCTCGCCGAGCTGGCCCACGGGCGCGGGCTCGACTTCCTGGCCGTCACCGACCACAACACCGTGAGCCACCACCCCTGGCTGGCCAAGGCCGGCCGCGGCATCACGCTGATCCCCGGCCAGGAGGTCACCACCGACCGCGGCCACGCCAACGTCTTCGGCGACGTCGGCTGGGTCGACTTCCGCGAGCCCGCCGACTCCTGGGCCGAGCACGCCGAGCGGGCGGGCGGCATCATGTCGGTCAACCATCCGCTCGGCGGCGACTGCGCCTGGCTGCTGCCGCTCGACCGGCGCACCCGGCACGCCGAGGTGTGGCACTCGGGCTGGTGGGACCGCCGCTGGGGCGCCCCGCTCGCCTGGTCGCAGTCCTGGCGCGACGACGTGATCGCGATCGGCGGCAGCGACTTCCACCGGCCGGGCTCCGACGGGCTGCCCGGCGAGCCCACGACCTGGGTGCTGGCCGAGGACCCTGACACGGTGCTCGACGGCGTGCGCGCCGGGCGCGTGGCGGTCTCCGCGGGGCCGGACGCGCCGCTGCTGCTGCGGCTGGGCGACGAACTGCTGGCGCTGGACGCCGACGGGCTGGTCCTGGTCCGCCCGTCCGGCGAGCGCCAGGTGATCCGCGGTGACCGGGTGCTGGTGCGCGGCATGGACGGGCCGCACCGGCTGGAGACGTACGAGAACGAGGTGATGGGGCTGTGCCAGTGA
- a CDS encoding Gfo/Idh/MocA family protein, which yields MRIALIGCGAVTQAVYVPLLSRRRDLFEVTAVCDLSRTLADAVADRLGAPGRYTALEDMLDAGGFEAVLVLASGSHGETVRRALAVGHAVLCEKPLALTRAEVAALPEGRLMVGYMKQYDPAVRRAEELLAELGGAGVIRAVEVTVLHPSGESQLAFANLTQARDVDAGVLDSLRAAERELTTRAVGESEPVRSLYGISLGSICHDLSLLRRFTGSPAEISHVETWGPAPGSVEISGPLPAQGRFSIRWHYLEDYPAYRETVAIHHDTGTLELVFPAPYLMNAPTTLTVVSGAESRTEYRDVTEAFEVQLAAFHAFVRDGKPPLTDVGGALEDIVTAQRIAARYAVQHGLPIGGEAA from the coding sequence GTGAGAATCGCGCTCATCGGATGCGGCGCCGTCACGCAGGCGGTGTACGTGCCGCTGCTGTCCAGGCGCCGCGACCTGTTCGAGGTGACCGCCGTCTGCGACCTGTCGCGCACGCTGGCCGACGCCGTCGCCGACCGGCTCGGCGCCCCCGGGCGCTACACCGCGCTGGAGGACATGCTCGACGCGGGCGGCTTCGAGGCCGTGCTCGTGCTCGCCTCGGGCTCCCACGGCGAGACCGTGCGCCGCGCGCTCGCCGTCGGCCACGCCGTGCTGTGCGAGAAGCCGCTCGCGCTCACCCGCGCCGAGGTGGCGGCGCTGCCCGAGGGGCGGCTCATGGTCGGCTACATGAAGCAGTACGACCCCGCCGTGCGCCGGGCCGAGGAACTGCTGGCCGAGCTGGGCGGCGCCGGCGTGATCCGCGCCGTCGAGGTGACCGTGCTGCACCCCAGCGGGGAGTCGCAGCTCGCCTTCGCCAACCTCACCCAGGCCCGCGACGTGGACGCGGGCGTCCTCGACTCCCTTCGGGCCGCCGAGCGCGAGCTGACGACCCGCGCGGTGGGCGAGTCCGAGCCGGTGCGGAGCCTGTACGGCATCTCCCTCGGCTCGATCTGCCACGACCTGTCGCTGCTGCGCCGCTTCACCGGCTCGCCGGCCGAGATCTCGCACGTCGAGACGTGGGGACCCGCGCCCGGCTCGGTGGAGATCTCCGGCCCGCTGCCCGCGCAGGGCCGCTTCTCCATCCGCTGGCACTACCTGGAGGACTACCCGGCCTACCGGGAGACCGTGGCCATCCACCACGACACCGGTACGCTGGAGCTGGTCTTCCCTGCTCCCTACCTGATGAACGCCCCCACCACGCTCACCGTCGTGTCGGGGGCCGAGAGCCGCACCGAGTACCGCGACGTCACGGAGGCGTTCGAGGTGCAGCTCGCCGCCTTCCACGCCTTCGTACGCGACGGCAAGCCGCCACTCACCGACGTCGGCGGCGCGCTTGAGGACATCGTCACCGCGCAGCGCATCGCCGCGCGTTACGCCGTGCAGCATGGTCTGCCGATCGGAGGAGAGGCCGCGTGA
- a CDS encoding carbohydrate ABC transporter permease, with translation MTPRFVLGRIGFYTLIAVLLAFFTIPLLWLVTAPFTSDPTYEVRMPDFTWENFRAVLEHPYALPSLWNSLVLSVGTALLVVLMAALAAYALSRVRLPGRDALLYALLLLSSIITGTAAMVPLFQLAVELNLIDSQLGLILILTGGLLPAAIFMLKDFMDSTPKSYEESARVFGASPLQIVRHVVVPLVRPGLATIAVWSIANVWGNFLMPYLLLSDVEKQPAAVITYTLYTEGGQANLRMLSTFGLLYSVPVVLMYLFVSKKYGFRFHGGIKR, from the coding sequence ATGACGCCCCGCTTCGTCCTGGGCCGGATCGGCTTCTACACGCTGATCGCGGTGCTGCTGGCGTTCTTCACGATCCCGCTGCTGTGGCTGGTGACCGCGCCGTTCACCTCCGACCCCACCTACGAGGTGCGGATGCCGGACTTCACCTGGGAGAACTTCCGGGCGGTCCTGGAGCACCCGTACGCGCTGCCGTCGCTGTGGAACTCGCTGGTGCTGTCGGTGGGGACGGCGCTGCTGGTCGTGCTGATGGCGGCGCTGGCGGCGTACGCGCTGAGCCGGGTGCGGCTGCCGGGGCGCGACGCGCTGCTGTACGCGCTGCTGCTCCTGTCGTCGATCATCACGGGGACGGCGGCCATGGTGCCGCTGTTCCAGCTCGCCGTGGAGCTCAACCTCATCGACTCGCAGCTCGGGCTGATCCTCATCCTGACCGGCGGGCTGCTGCCGGCGGCGATCTTCATGCTCAAGGACTTCATGGACTCCACGCCCAAGTCGTACGAGGAGTCCGCGCGGGTCTTCGGGGCCTCGCCGCTGCAGATCGTGCGGCACGTGGTCGTCCCCCTGGTGCGGCCGGGGCTGGCGACCATCGCGGTGTGGTCGATCGCCAACGTGTGGGGGAACTTCCTCATGCCGTACCTGCTGCTGAGCGACGTGGAGAAGCAGCCGGCGGCGGTGATCACGTACACGCTGTACACCGAGGGCGGGCAGGCCAACCTGCGCATGCTGTCCACGTTCGGGCTGCTCTACTCGGTCCCCGTGGTCCTCATGTACCTGTTCGTCAGCAAGAAATACGGCTTCCGCTTCCACGGAGGGATCAAGCGCTAA
- a CDS encoding carbohydrate ABC transporter permease, translated as MAQAISPPEVIDGDPSGRRGGYSSDAAGLGRLRAGAFVAPALLLIAAFLVFPALWVLYLGLTNYRLTGAAAAEPQFVGLDNFLDAVANPTFWNSTWLTVQFVLGSAVIGQVVLGFTIAWALRDRRGPLKRLVEGLVILAWILPSAVVSFLWVALLDRDGGTLNALLGIPGFAWLLDHPMLSIIIFNTWRGTAFSMMLYGAALGNVPPSHLESARLAGASGWQQLRDVVFPHIRGHILTNLLLISLWTFNDFSPFLLTAGGPDGRSEVLAVHVYKVALQSGELGYGAAVSTIILLINLVVAVFYLRLLRSKK; from the coding sequence GTGGCGCAGGCAATATCGCCTCCTGAGGTCATCGACGGCGACCCGTCAGGCCGCCGCGGCGGATACAGCTCCGACGCGGCGGGCCTCGGCAGGCTCCGTGCGGGGGCCTTCGTGGCCCCCGCACTCCTGCTGATCGCGGCCTTCCTCGTCTTCCCCGCGCTCTGGGTGCTCTACCTGGGGCTGACCAACTACCGCCTGACCGGCGCCGCGGCGGCCGAGCCGCAGTTCGTGGGGCTGGACAACTTCCTGGACGCGGTCGCCAACCCGACGTTCTGGAACTCCACCTGGCTCACCGTGCAGTTCGTGCTCGGCTCGGCCGTCATCGGGCAGGTCGTGCTCGGCTTCACCATCGCCTGGGCGCTGCGCGACCGGCGCGGGCCGCTCAAGCGGCTGGTCGAGGGCCTGGTCATCCTGGCCTGGATCCTGCCCAGCGCCGTGGTGTCGTTCCTGTGGGTGGCGCTGCTCGACCGCGACGGCGGCACGCTCAACGCGCTGCTCGGCATCCCGGGCTTCGCGTGGCTGCTCGACCACCCGATGTTGTCGATCATCATCTTCAACACCTGGCGCGGCACGGCGTTCTCGATGATGCTGTACGGGGCCGCCCTCGGCAACGTCCCGCCCTCGCACCTGGAGAGCGCCCGGCTCGCCGGGGCCTCCGGCTGGCAGCAGCTCCGTGACGTGGTCTTCCCGCACATCCGCGGCCACATCCTGACGAACCTGCTGCTGATCAGCCTGTGGACGTTCAACGACTTCAGCCCGTTCCTGCTCACGGCGGGCGGTCCCGACGGCCGGTCCGAGGTGCTGGCCGTGCACGTCTACAAGGTCGCGCTGCAGAGCGGCGAGCTGGGCTACGGGGCCGCGGTCTCCACGATCATCCTGCTCATCAACCTGGTCGTGGCGGTGTTCTACCTGCGGCTGCTCAGGAGCAAGAAATGA
- a CDS encoding TIM barrel protein, with the protein MKVANAPVSFGVFELSDAPPPLGPDTMVEALAEAGYEGIDSGPIGYLGTGSELADRLAGNGLLLAGGWVDLRYGDAEAYARGLPALEAALDVFAAAPPAPAGFGPRPTLACSGSAERFARPGGSVPGLAAGEWPAYAARVQEATDRCRERGLEPVFHHHLGTYVETPDDVERLLELTDVQLCLDTGHLLLAGGDPVSALRAWAGRVGHVHVKDGDTKILAAALADGVDLRELMGRGGFAQLGEGELDLPGVVRTLDEIGYTGWVVIEQDTLPGRRTVEQNIADQAANRRKLKELGL; encoded by the coding sequence ATGAAGGTCGCGAACGCGCCGGTGAGCTTCGGGGTGTTCGAGCTGAGTGACGCCCCGCCGCCGCTCGGGCCCGACACCATGGTCGAGGCGCTGGCCGAGGCCGGGTACGAAGGCATCGACTCCGGCCCGATCGGCTACCTCGGCACCGGCTCCGAGCTGGCCGACCGGCTCGCCGGCAACGGGCTGCTGCTCGCGGGCGGCTGGGTCGACCTGCGGTACGGCGACGCCGAGGCGTACGCGCGGGGGCTGCCCGCGCTGGAGGCCGCGCTGGACGTCTTCGCCGCCGCGCCCCCCGCGCCCGCCGGCTTCGGGCCCCGGCCCACGCTGGCCTGCTCGGGCTCGGCGGAGCGCTTCGCGCGGCCGGGCGGGAGCGTTCCAGGGCTCGCGGCGGGGGAGTGGCCGGCCTACGCCGCCCGCGTCCAGGAGGCCACCGACCGTTGCCGCGAGCGCGGTCTCGAACCGGTCTTCCACCACCACCTCGGCACCTACGTCGAGACGCCCGACGACGTCGAGCGGCTGCTGGAGCTGACCGACGTCCAGCTCTGCCTGGACACCGGCCACCTGCTGCTGGCCGGCGGCGACCCCGTGAGCGCGCTGCGCGCCTGGGCCGGGCGGGTCGGCCACGTGCACGTCAAGGACGGCGACACCAAGATCCTCGCCGCCGCCCTGGCCGACGGCGTCGACCTGCGCGAGCTCATGGGCCGTGGCGGCTTCGCGCAGCTCGGCGAGGGCGAGCTCGACCTGCCCGGCGTCGTGCGCACCCTGGACGAGATCGGCTACACGGGCTGGGTCGTCATCGAGCAGGACACCCTGCCGGGCCGGCGCACCGTCGAGCAGAACATCGCCGACCAGGCCGCCAACCGCCGCAAGCTGAAGGAACTGGGACTGTGA
- a CDS encoding glycoside hydrolase family 38 C-terminal domain-containing protein: MSTEIVPTEIVVVPHTHWDREWYEPFQRFRLRLVALLDEVLDTMEREPGYHFTLDGQLACVDDYLEVRPENRDRIAALVESGRLAIGPWQILLDEFLCSGENIVRNLELGMDRADKLGGAMPVGYLPDMFGHTAQMPQILRKAGLLHACVYRGVPSAVTTDAFAWVAPDGTAIRTQYLPAGGYGNGAHLFHDPDGLAERAAAFVTTMRRWHGPDGSLLAMYGTDHSAPVRGLPEMVSAIGARMDTLSGYLAAYPGEVEGLPAVPGELRSHARANILPGVISIRPHLKQAMGRAERMVERYAEPLSALWGGEWPGRFLDMAWWRLVDASGHDSVTGCGVDETAQQVAARIAEAEHLGQAVRDMVTARLAAAVPAEGVLVVNPTPADRTGIVLVDVAGIDPLVDPSGAAVPLQPLEYAPTLLLDEEMDPATALTFIHGTELYGQHITGWSAEDGVLTFTVARTTTLAFDVADLRDALDGVTRVRIVAEPRRTVAALVKAPPLGHTSLRPAPHQEVFTAPAPREDEDATHDPACWLSSDVTPLPAYGDGETLDNGLLRVTVAADGTLTLTGADGTTVTGAGRIVDGGDVGDTYNYAPPAHDLLVSEPVAVETELIHAGPLVAVSEVRRTYEWPAAGDGLADTPELPARSRTSRSERTVVTTRVELRAGEPFVRLRLDFDNRCDDHRVRFHVPLPEPATESHAEGQFAVVTRGLSAEAGCGETPLPTFPASSWVAAGGAAVLLEHVTEYELTGDGELALTLLRSAGYLSRNRNALRPEPAGPQLPTPAAQSRGLRSLSLALMPCASWRQAPPAAEVFRHDLVTVAGTGEPSLPLPAPAYGLSVTGEGVTMTSLRLRDDWHELRVVALTPDATEALVEGGLTEARHADLRGRPGDALPVADGTLRLPLKPWEIATIQFRKL, encoded by the coding sequence GTGAGCACGGAGATCGTGCCTACGGAGATCGTCGTCGTCCCGCACACCCACTGGGACCGCGAGTGGTACGAGCCGTTCCAGCGCTTCCGGCTGCGCCTGGTGGCGCTGCTGGACGAGGTGCTCGACACGATGGAGCGCGAGCCCGGCTACCACTTCACCCTCGACGGCCAGCTCGCCTGCGTGGACGACTACCTGGAGGTGCGGCCGGAGAACCGCGACCGGATCGCCGCCCTCGTCGAGTCGGGGCGGCTGGCGATCGGGCCGTGGCAGATCCTGCTGGACGAGTTCCTGTGCTCGGGCGAGAACATCGTCCGCAACCTCGAACTCGGCATGGACCGCGCCGACAAGCTGGGCGGCGCGATGCCGGTCGGCTACCTGCCCGACATGTTCGGGCACACCGCCCAGATGCCGCAGATCCTGCGCAAGGCCGGGCTGCTGCACGCGTGCGTCTACCGCGGCGTGCCGTCCGCCGTCACCACCGACGCCTTCGCCTGGGTCGCCCCCGACGGCACCGCCATCCGCACCCAGTACCTCCCGGCCGGCGGCTACGGCAACGGCGCCCACCTGTTCCACGACCCCGACGGGCTGGCCGAGCGGGCGGCGGCGTTCGTCACCACCATGCGCCGCTGGCACGGGCCCGACGGGTCGCTGCTGGCGATGTACGGCACCGACCACTCCGCGCCGGTCCGCGGCCTGCCCGAGATGGTGAGCGCGATCGGGGCCCGCATGGACACCCTGTCCGGCTACCTCGCCGCGTACCCGGGCGAGGTCGAGGGCCTGCCCGCCGTGCCCGGCGAGCTCCGCTCCCACGCCCGCGCCAACATCCTGCCCGGCGTCATCTCCATCCGCCCCCACCTCAAGCAGGCCATGGGCCGCGCCGAGCGCATGGTCGAGCGCTACGCCGAGCCGCTCTCCGCGCTCTGGGGCGGCGAATGGCCCGGCCGCTTCCTCGACATGGCCTGGTGGCGGCTCGTGGACGCCAGCGGCCACGACTCGGTGACCGGCTGTGGCGTGGACGAGACCGCCCAGCAGGTGGCCGCCCGCATCGCCGAGGCCGAACACCTCGGACAAGCCGTACGCGACATGGTCACCGCCCGCCTCGCCGCCGCCGTGCCGGCGGAGGGCGTCCTCGTGGTCAACCCCACCCCCGCCGACCGCACCGGCATCGTCCTCGTGGACGTCGCCGGGATCGACCCGCTGGTGGACCCCTCCGGCGCCGCCGTACCGCTCCAGCCCCTGGAGTACGCCCCCACGCTCCTGCTCGACGAGGAGATGGACCCCGCCACGGCGCTCACCTTCATCCACGGCACCGAGCTGTACGGCCAGCACATCACCGGCTGGTCCGCCGAGGACGGCGTGCTCACCTTCACCGTGGCCCGCACCACCACGCTCGCCTTCGACGTCGCCGACCTGCGTGACGCCCTCGACGGCGTCACCCGCGTCCGCATCGTCGCCGAGCCGCGCCGCACGGTCGCCGCCCTGGTCAAGGCCCCGCCGCTCGGCCACACCAGCCTGCGGCCGGCGCCGCACCAGGAGGTGTTCACCGCGCCCGCCCCCCGCGAGGACGAGGACGCCACCCACGACCCGGCGTGCTGGCTCTCCTCCGACGTCACCCCGCTCCCGGCGTACGGCGACGGCGAGACCCTCGACAACGGGCTGCTCCGCGTCACGGTCGCCGCCGACGGTACGTTGACGCTCACCGGCGCGGACGGCACCACCGTCACCGGCGCGGGCCGCATCGTGGACGGCGGCGACGTCGGCGACACCTACAACTACGCGCCGCCCGCCCACGACCTGCTCGTCTCCGAGCCGGTCGCGGTCGAGACCGAGCTCATCCACGCGGGGCCGCTGGTCGCCGTGAGCGAGGTGCGGAGGACGTACGAGTGGCCCGCCGCGGGCGACGGCCTCGCCGACACCCCCGAGCTCCCGGCCCGGTCGCGGACCTCCCGGAGCGAGCGGACCGTCGTCACCACCCGGGTCGAGCTGCGCGCCGGCGAGCCCTTCGTCCGGCTGCGGCTCGACTTCGACAACCGCTGCGACGACCACCGCGTCCGCTTCCACGTGCCCCTGCCGGAGCCGGCCACGGAGTCCCACGCCGAAGGCCAGTTCGCGGTCGTCACCCGCGGGCTGAGCGCCGAGGCCGGCTGCGGCGAGACCCCGCTGCCCACCTTCCCGGCCTCCTCCTGGGTGGCCGCGGGCGGCGCCGCCGTGCTGCTGGAGCACGTCACCGAGTACGAGCTGACCGGCGACGGCGAGCTCGCCCTCACCCTGCTCCGCTCGGCCGGCTACCTCTCCCGCAACCGCAACGCCCTGCGCCCCGAGCCCGCCGGCCCCCAGCTCCCGACCCCGGCCGCGCAGTCACGCGGGCTGCGCTCGCTCAGCCTCGCGCTGATGCCGTGCGCGTCCTGGCGGCAGGCGCCGCCCGCCGCCGAGGTCTTCCGCCACGACCTGGTGACCGTCGCGGGCACCGGCGAGCCGTCACTGCCGCTGCCGGCGCCGGCGTACGGGCTGTCGGTGACGGGCGAGGGCGTGACCATGACCTCGCTGCGGCTGCGCGACGACTGGCACGAGCTGCGCGTCGTCGCCCTCACCCCGGACGCCACGGAGGCGCTCGTCGAGGGCGGCCTCACCGAGGCCCGCCACGCCGACCTCCGCGGCCGTCCCGGAGACGCGCTCCCGGTGGCCGACGGCACGCTCCGGCTCCCCCTGAAGCCCTGGGAGATCGCCACCATCCAGTTCCGCAAACTCTGA
- a CDS encoding extracellular solute-binding protein yields MAIRKFAVVIAAAGLGLAACGQSSGGGSGDTIELTIAQNAIAGGKNAAAAGFVAAWVIPKFEAAQKAKGKDVKVKFVPSGVDDEQYKTKLSLDLKSGKGADVIDIDGIWAGEFAQAGYIKPLADVVGPEAESWDGWSQIPESVQGLATYEGKKYALPVGTDGRVLYFNKTLFQKAGLPADWQPKSWQEILDAGTKLKSSGVPVPIQINAGTAMGEATSMQGVLPLLAGAGGQVEQDGKWSGASQPLKDALGLYQKIYGGGLGDPKLQQEAKGRDKSFQQFAEGKIGILMEGDYFWRGVVNPATGVAPMKDRDQNVGYALIPAIEPGKGIRGQDFVSMSGGALRTVNPNSKHPKEAFELLAFTLSPEALKEETKDGNVRITPRTDVNKEILAGQPLLTFISEKVLPLTAYRPPVAVYPQVSVALQEATAAVVGGTAPDQAAADYQKKLEGIVGGAGNIAS; encoded by the coding sequence ATGGCAATCCGGAAGTTCGCTGTGGTCATAGCCGCGGCCGGCCTCGGGCTCGCCGCCTGCGGCCAGTCGTCAGGTGGCGGCAGCGGCGACACCATAGAGTTGACGATCGCCCAGAACGCCATCGCCGGCGGCAAGAACGCGGCGGCGGCCGGCTTCGTGGCCGCCTGGGTGATCCCCAAGTTCGAGGCCGCCCAGAAGGCCAAGGGGAAGGACGTCAAGGTCAAGTTCGTCCCCAGCGGCGTCGACGACGAGCAGTACAAGACCAAGCTCTCCCTCGACCTCAAGTCGGGCAAGGGCGCGGACGTGATCGACATCGACGGCATCTGGGCCGGCGAGTTCGCCCAGGCCGGCTACATCAAGCCGCTGGCCGACGTGGTGGGCCCCGAGGCCGAGAGCTGGGACGGCTGGTCGCAGATCCCCGAGTCGGTGCAGGGGCTGGCCACGTACGAGGGCAAGAAGTACGCCCTGCCGGTCGGCACCGACGGCCGCGTCCTCTACTTCAACAAGACCCTGTTCCAGAAGGCGGGCCTGCCCGCCGACTGGCAGCCGAAGAGCTGGCAGGAGATCCTCGACGCCGGCACCAAGCTCAAGTCCTCCGGCGTGCCGGTGCCGATCCAGATCAACGCCGGCACCGCGATGGGCGAGGCCACCTCGATGCAGGGCGTGCTGCCGCTGCTCGCCGGCGCGGGCGGCCAGGTCGAGCAGGACGGCAAGTGGTCCGGCGCCTCCCAGCCGCTCAAGGACGCGCTCGGCCTCTACCAGAAGATCTACGGCGGCGGCCTCGGCGACCCCAAGCTCCAGCAGGAGGCCAAGGGCCGCGACAAGTCGTTCCAGCAGTTCGCCGAGGGCAAGATCGGCATCCTCATGGAGGGCGACTACTTCTGGCGCGGGGTGGTGAACCCCGCCACCGGCGTCGCTCCCATGAAGGACCGCGACCAGAACGTCGGCTACGCGCTGATCCCCGCCATCGAGCCCGGCAAGGGCATCCGCGGCCAGGACTTCGTCAGCATGTCCGGCGGCGCGCTGCGCACGGTCAACCCCAACAGCAAGCATCCGAAGGAAGCCTTCGAGCTGCTGGCCTTCACGCTCTCCCCGGAGGCGCTGAAGGAGGAGACCAAGGACGGCAACGTGCGCATCACCCCGCGCACCGACGTCAACAAGGAGATCCTGGCCGGGCAGCCGCTGCTGACGTTCATCTCGGAGAAGGTGCTGCCGCTGACGGCCTACCGGCCGCCGGTCGCGGTCTACCCGCAGGTGTCGGTGGCGCTCCAGGAGGCCACCGCGGCGGTCGTCGGCGGCACCGCGCCCGACCAGGCGGCGGCCGACTACCAGAAGAAGCTCGAAGGAATCGTCGGTGGCGCAGGCAATATCGCCTCCTGA
- a CDS encoding ABC transporter ATP-binding protein: MAAIELRGLTKVYPGGVKALDALDLVIPDGEFFALLGPSGCGKTTLLRTIAGLEAASGGSVLIGERDVTGTQPGGRDVAMVFQDYALFPHMDVTDNIAYPLRIKKVDKATRRDKAAEVAARLGLEHLMDRRPGQLSGGQQQRVALARVMATQAQAFLFDEPLSNLDARLRLEARTFLKKLQRELGVTTVFVTHDQAEALAMADRMAVMEAGHIRQIGTPAEVFRRPANTFVAGFIGSTPMNLLDGVVRGDTLEVAGCKVAVPAVAEGRLSDGEKIVYGVRPEYMTYSGEPAEGGMGGKVAIVENLGASHLVTLDVNDVIVQTVVPEGSEPAVGDDGYAVPRRDRALVYRDGELVS; this comes from the coding sequence ATGGCCGCCATCGAACTACGCGGGCTGACCAAGGTCTACCCGGGCGGAGTGAAAGCGCTCGACGCGCTCGACCTGGTCATCCCCGACGGCGAGTTCTTCGCGCTGCTCGGCCCCTCCGGCTGCGGCAAGACCACGCTGCTGCGCACGATCGCCGGGCTGGAGGCGGCCTCCGGCGGGTCCGTGCTCATCGGCGAGCGCGACGTCACCGGCACCCAGCCGGGCGGGCGCGACGTGGCGATGGTCTTCCAGGACTACGCGCTGTTCCCGCACATGGACGTCACCGACAACATCGCCTACCCGCTGCGGATCAAGAAGGTCGACAAGGCCACGCGCCGCGACAAGGCCGCCGAGGTCGCGGCGCGGCTCGGGCTGGAGCACCTGATGGACCGGCGGCCCGGCCAGCTCTCCGGCGGCCAGCAGCAGCGGGTCGCGCTGGCGCGGGTCATGGCCACCCAGGCGCAGGCGTTCCTGTTCGACGAGCCGCTGTCCAACCTGGACGCCCGGCTGCGGCTGGAGGCGCGCACGTTCCTCAAGAAGCTGCAGCGCGAGCTCGGCGTCACCACCGTCTTCGTCACGCACGACCAGGCCGAGGCCCTCGCCATGGCCGACCGGATGGCCGTCATGGAAGCGGGGCACATCCGGCAGATCGGTACGCCGGCCGAGGTGTTCCGGCGGCCCGCCAACACGTTCGTGGCCGGGTTCATCGGCTCCACTCCGATGAATCTGCTCGACGGGGTCGTCCGAGGTGACACGCTGGAGGTTGCAGGCTGCAAGGTGGCCGTCCCCGCCGTGGCGGAGGGCCGGCTGAGCGACGGAGAGAAGATCGTGTACGGCGTCCGCCCCGAGTACATGACCTACTCGGGCGAGCCCGCGGAGGGCGGAATGGGCGGGAAGGTGGCCATCGTGGAGAACCTCGGCGCCTCCCACCTGGTGACACTCGACGTCAACGACGTCATCGTGCAGACCGTCGTGCCCGAGGGCAGCGAGCCCGCCGTCGGCGACGACGGCTACGCCGTGCCCCGGCGCGACCGCGCGCTGGTCTACCGGGACGGGGAGCTGGTGTCATGA